One genomic region from Nocardia vinacea encodes:
- a CDS encoding bifunctional DNA primase/polymerase, with translation MTAVLDLRAVAFAAAARGWPVFPLRPGGKKPAIKRWPDLASTDDDLIHRWWGYNPRYNVAIQTGPPSGLHVIDLDPRHMSPPAHDLTDALARLTDHLPQPAPPTLTIATPAGWHLYFRAPNEPILRCTVARIGDGIDSRGHGGYIVAPGSRTPHGDYTVAENRPVADLPGMLIALLLPPPPPPPPTGGWNRSVAVAPDSYLAAILAGEAERVARARVHLRNHTLFRSALVLGRLVAADEVSENDARTVLFDAAAAHIGVEGFTAAEAHRTVSNGFRYSRARPRRLRH, from the coding sequence GTGACCGCTGTCCTGGATCTGCGGGCGGTGGCGTTTGCTGCCGCCGCCCGCGGCTGGCCGGTGTTCCCGCTACGCCCGGGTGGGAAGAAGCCGGCGATCAAACGCTGGCCCGACCTGGCCAGCACCGACGACGATCTCATCCACCGCTGGTGGGGTTACAACCCGCGCTACAACGTCGCGATCCAGACCGGCCCGCCCAGTGGGCTGCACGTCATCGATCTCGATCCACGCCACATGAGCCCACCCGCTCACGACCTCACCGACGCCCTGGCCCGGCTCACTGACCATCTGCCCCAGCCCGCGCCACCGACGCTGACCATCGCCACCCCAGCTGGCTGGCACCTGTACTTCCGTGCCCCGAACGAGCCGATATTGCGGTGCACGGTGGCACGCATCGGCGACGGTATCGATTCCCGCGGGCACGGCGGCTACATCGTCGCCCCCGGATCCCGTACGCCCCACGGGGATTACACCGTTGCCGAGAACCGGCCGGTCGCCGATCTTCCCGGCATGCTGATCGCTCTACTCCTGCCGCCCCCGCCGCCTCCGCCACCGACCGGTGGCTGGAATAGGTCGGTGGCGGTCGCGCCGGATTCGTATCTGGCGGCGATCCTGGCCGGGGAAGCCGAGCGAGTCGCTCGCGCGCGGGTGCACCTGCGCAACCACACCCTGTTCCGGTCAGCGTTGGTCCTCGGTCGGCTGGTGGCCGCCGACGAAGTCAGCGAAAACGACGCCCGCACCGTCCTGTTCGATGCCGCCGCGGCCCACATCGGTGTCGAGGGATTCACCGCCGCCGAAGCGCACCGCACCGTCAGCAACGGATTCCGCTACAGCCGCGCACGCCCCCGACGGCTGCGCCACTAA